A window from Gemmatimonadota bacterium encodes these proteins:
- a CDS encoding sulfurtransferase translates to MGDDGLLTIGTQDEHEATPALPGLLVDPEWLGDHIGDQRVRTVDLRDQEAYAGGHIPGAVQLDLGDLGDSRGGCDNVVLPAADFERVMARLGISNRDTVVAYDDHWGLPAARLVWALHYYGHPASVVLNGGWDRWQEEGRPMTDEPSPKRTGRFEASPNSDVYADYEWISGGVARGDVVLLDTRTQAEFDQGHLPGATCWDWFNAIPEGSWDCSRDREVLRAELAALGVHPSDKIVAYCRSGMRAAHTYVVLKHAGFPRVRLYDGSWQEWSMSGKPDRMKGMTDRDSGADGGG, encoded by the coding sequence TTGGGCGATGACGGGCTCCTAACCATCGGAACGCAGGACGAGCACGAGGCAACGCCGGCATTGCCGGGGCTCCTCGTCGATCCCGAGTGGTTGGGGGACCACATCGGTGATCAGCGTGTGCGGACTGTGGATCTCCGGGATCAGGAGGCGTATGCCGGAGGGCACATTCCCGGCGCCGTGCAGCTGGATCTCGGGGACCTCGGCGACAGCCGGGGCGGGTGCGACAACGTGGTGTTGCCCGCCGCCGATTTCGAGCGCGTCATGGCCCGACTCGGGATCTCCAACCGAGACACCGTCGTGGCATACGATGACCACTGGGGTTTGCCGGCGGCCCGGCTCGTCTGGGCCCTACACTACTATGGGCATCCGGCGTCCGTTGTGTTGAACGGCGGTTGGGACCGATGGCAGGAGGAGGGACGGCCCATGACGGACGAGCCCTCACCAAAGAGAACGGGCCGCTTCGAGGCGAGTCCGAACTCCGACGTGTACGCCGACTACGAATGGATCTCCGGCGGCGTGGCTCGCGGTGACGTCGTCTTGCTGGACACGCGCACCCAGGCCGAATTCGATCAGGGGCACTTGCCCGGAGCGACATGCTGGGATTGGTTCAACGCGATCCCCGAGGGATCCTGGGACTGCTCCCGGGACCGTGAAGTGCTTCGGGCAGAGCTGGCGGCGCTCGGAGTCCATCCGTCTGACAAGATCGTTGCCTACTGTAGATCGGGGATGCGGGCAGCGCACACGTACGTGGTGTTAAAGCACGCCGGTTTCCCGCGAGTACGGTTGTACGACGGTTCTTGGCAGGAGTGGAGCATGAGCGGGAAGCCCGATCGTATGAAGGGGATGACGGATAGAGATTCCGGTGCGGACGGCGGCGGATAG
- a CDS encoding YeeE/YedE family protein translates to MRTAADRNPALGLTVWATAAVVYVAAHAVDTEFSMFWVFGLAFGFVLQRARFCFASAFRDIFLLGHSRNMKGLLLGLAVASVGFGLVMSRQVPMTSLGVYPPSANVLPLGIHTGLGGLLFGVGMVLAGGCVSGSIYRMGEGYIASWVAFAGVMGGLLLSAYTWNWWWEAHIAAAPRLWLPHWIGHPSALLVTLLALACVYLWVLSVEHRAGMVVPRSSRDQPQPESVSDDLRSVARILFVQGWPVLPAGAVLGGLNVLLFTAQEPWGFTGEVSRWSIGMASLVNAAPGPLAGVEELPGCVLVPSDGLFFNHMFFLVCGMCFGSFAAAVGAGEFKLRVPKRPVRYAQSLGGGVLMGYGSGIAMGCTIGALFSAIPSLAVNGWVFGAFLALGAWIGTHMIQRLE, encoded by the coding sequence GTGCGGACGGCGGCGGATAGGAATCCCGCGCTTGGGCTGACGGTTTGGGCAACGGCGGCCGTCGTCTACGTGGCCGCTCACGCCGTGGACACCGAGTTTTCGATGTTCTGGGTGTTCGGTCTCGCGTTTGGATTCGTTCTTCAGCGAGCGCGTTTCTGCTTCGCGTCGGCGTTCCGAGACATCTTCCTGCTGGGCCACTCCCGCAACATGAAGGGGCTCCTCCTGGGCCTCGCCGTGGCGTCCGTCGGGTTCGGGCTCGTCATGAGTCGTCAGGTACCCATGACCTCTCTCGGTGTCTATCCACCCTCGGCCAACGTGCTACCCCTCGGAATCCACACGGGACTCGGCGGACTCCTCTTCGGGGTGGGGATGGTGCTGGCGGGTGGGTGTGTATCCGGAAGCATCTACCGAATGGGAGAGGGATATATCGCCTCCTGGGTGGCGTTCGCCGGAGTGATGGGTGGCCTGCTGCTGTCCGCGTACACGTGGAATTGGTGGTGGGAAGCCCACATCGCCGCTGCGCCGCGCTTGTGGCTCCCCCATTGGATCGGGCACCCGAGTGCATTGCTCGTCACGCTGCTCGCTCTGGCTTGCGTCTACCTGTGGGTCCTGTCGGTGGAACACCGCGCCGGCATGGTCGTCCCTAGGTCGTCGAGAGACCAGCCACAACCTGAGAGCGTCTCCGACGATCTCAGATCGGTGGCGCGAATCCTGTTCGTCCAAGGATGGCCCGTGCTCCCCGCGGGGGCGGTGCTGGGCGGCCTCAATGTTCTGCTCTTCACGGCCCAAGAGCCTTGGGGCTTTACGGGGGAGGTGTCGCGCTGGTCCATCGGCATGGCCTCGCTCGTCAACGCCGCACCCGGCCCCCTCGCCGGCGTGGAGGAGCTACCCGGTTGCGTCCTGGTCCCCTCAGACGGACTCTTCTTCAACCATATGTTCTTCCTGGTGTGCGGGATGTGCTTTGGCTCTTTCGCCGCCGCGGTCGGGGCCGGAGAATTCAAGCTTCGAGTTCCGAAGCGCCCCGTGCGATACGCGCAATCACTCGGTGGCGGGGTGCTCATGGGGTACGGCTCCGGGATCGCTATGGGATGCACGATCGGTGCCCTTTTCTCCGCGATCCCCTCGCTGGCGGTGAACGGATGGGTGTTCGGGGCGTTCCTCGCGCTCGGCGCGTGGATCGGCACTCACATGATCCAGCGGCTCGAATAA
- a CDS encoding sulfurtransferase TusA family protein — MARTPKTMVRTLDVRGEICPYPMMRTVSALKKLSTDERALEVFTDHAPALETIPTQAARLGFQTDIEETGASEWRIMLTRTEVVEGS; from the coding sequence ATGGCTAGGACGCCGAAAACGATGGTGAGGACGTTGGACGTGAGAGGTGAGATCTGTCCCTACCCGATGATGCGGACGGTCAGTGCCCTGAAGAAGCTCTCGACGGACGAGAGGGCGTTGGAGGTGTTCACGGACCACGCACCGGCTTTGGAGACGATTCCGACCCAGGCCGCCCGCTTGGGCTTCCAGACCGACATCGAAGAGACCGGTGCGTCCGAGTGGCGCATCATGCTTACACGCACTGAAGTGGTGGAGGGATCATGA
- a CDS encoding sulfurtransferase: MTYQRTAPTKLLWITLVSAVSASCSSDGGEAVERGYARDVLVDAEWIEAHMEDAAVRLLEVGANAETFAEGHLPGASFLSMGRLSNPDHPIRGQIATEDQLSTALAGVGVGRDQTVVLYDRRNNLFAARAYWVLKYYQHADVRIYNGGTRKWNEEGRTLSMEMAGHAPSSYQAGPADPKMRTTWQYVMDHTDDSSTLFCDARSPDEHLGRDVRAARGGHIPGSVNVEWTAAVDSDGTFKSFEELAALYGGAGFTPDKQVITYCQSGLRGAHTWFVLSELLGYPSVRNYDGSWAEYGNNPDSQIES; this comes from the coding sequence ATGACCTACCAACGAACGGCACCGACAAAGCTCCTCTGGATCACGCTTGTGAGCGCCGTATCGGCCTCGTGCTCGAGCGACGGCGGTGAGGCTGTCGAGCGGGGCTATGCCAGAGATGTCCTGGTCGATGCGGAGTGGATCGAAGCCCACATGGAAGACGCGGCGGTGCGCCTGTTGGAGGTCGGGGCGAACGCTGAGACCTTCGCGGAGGGGCATCTTCCGGGCGCGTCCTTTCTGTCCATGGGGCGGTTGTCGAACCCCGACCATCCCATCCGCGGCCAGATCGCGACGGAGGACCAACTGTCCACGGCCCTCGCCGGCGTCGGCGTCGGACGGGACCAGACCGTCGTCCTGTACGACCGCCGGAATAATCTGTTCGCAGCCAGGGCCTACTGGGTGCTGAAGTACTATCAGCACGCCGATGTCCGCATCTACAACGGTGGGACGCGCAAGTGGAACGAGGAGGGGCGGACACTGAGCATGGAGATGGCGGGGCACGCGCCGTCCAGCTATCAAGCGGGTCCAGCGGACCCGAAGATGCGCACGACCTGGCAGTACGTGATGGACCATACCGACGATTCGTCGACGCTCTTCTGTGATGCTCGGAGCCCGGACGAACACCTGGGCCGAGACGTCCGAGCGGCGCGGGGAGGCCACATCCCCGGGTCGGTCAACGTGGAGTGGACGGCGGCGGTCGATTCGGACGGGACCTTCAAGTCCTTCGAGGAACTGGCGGCCTTGTACGGCGGAGCAGGCTTCACGCCCGACAAGCAGGTCATCACATACTGTCAGAGTGGCCTTCGGGGCGCTCACACGTGGTTCGTCCTGAGCGAGCTCCTGGGCTATCCGAGCGTGCGCAACTACGACGGCTCGTGGGCCGAGTACGGCAACAACCCGGACAGTCAGATCGAGAGCTAG
- the hemL gene encoding glutamate-1-semialdehyde 2,1-aminomutase, whose translation MDSERSRRLFDRALQRIPGGVNSPVRAFRAVGGDPRFIDHGEGAYLVDVDGHRYVDHVMSWGALILGHAHASVVADLTETLRGGTSFGAPCPAEVELAERICSAMPAVEKVRMVNSGTEAVMSALRVARAFTERTKIVKFAGCYHGHADMLLVQAGSGVATLGLPDSPGVPAATVADTLVARYNDADSVGAILEAFPGEVAAVIVEPVAGNMGLVLPKEGFLDALRALTSEHGALLVFDEVMTGFRVGPGGAQGRFGITPDMTTLGKVIGGGLPVGAFGGRAEIMDLVAPAGPVYQAGTLSGNPLAMQAGLSTLRELDEPGAWSQLEASTEATVEVLRTSAREAGLPISVSSVGAMFGYFLTEGPVTDWDSATGLDRSLFARFYQVMLENGVYLAPSPFEAGFVSTVHGDAERVTLREAADRAFQAVAAG comes from the coding sequence ATGGACTCGGAACGTTCTCGAAGACTCTTCGATCGTGCTCTGCAGCGGATTCCCGGGGGTGTAAACTCGCCGGTCCGCGCGTTCCGGGCCGTGGGCGGTGATCCGCGCTTCATCGATCATGGCGAGGGCGCGTACCTGGTGGACGTGGACGGCCATAGGTACGTCGATCACGTCATGTCGTGGGGCGCGCTGATTCTCGGGCACGCGCACGCGAGCGTCGTGGCGGACCTGACCGAGACGCTGCGCGGGGGCACCAGCTTCGGCGCTCCTTGCCCCGCCGAAGTCGAGCTCGCCGAGCGGATCTGCTCCGCCATGCCCGCGGTCGAGAAGGTGCGCATGGTGAACTCGGGCACAGAAGCGGTGATGAGCGCACTGCGTGTGGCCCGCGCTTTCACGGAGCGGACAAAAATCGTGAAGTTCGCTGGTTGCTATCACGGGCACGCCGACATGCTCCTGGTCCAGGCCGGTTCCGGCGTGGCGACGCTCGGCCTGCCCGATTCTCCCGGTGTGCCCGCCGCGACGGTCGCAGACACTCTGGTGGCACGCTACAACGACGCGGACTCGGTCGGCGCGATCCTCGAGGCGTTCCCGGGTGAGGTCGCGGCGGTCATCGTCGAGCCGGTGGCGGGCAACATGGGGCTCGTGCTTCCAAAGGAAGGCTTCCTGGACGCACTGCGCGCGCTGACCTCGGAGCACGGTGCGCTGCTCGTGTTCGACGAGGTGATGACCGGCTTCCGAGTGGGTCCGGGTGGTGCTCAGGGCCGGTTCGGCATCACGCCGGACATGACGACGCTGGGGAAAGTGATCGGAGGGGGACTCCCCGTCGGAGCGTTCGGTGGCCGTGCCGAGATCATGGATCTCGTGGCGCCCGCGGGTCCGGTCTATCAAGCGGGCACGCTGTCCGGGAATCCGCTGGCGATGCAGGCGGGTCTCTCGACGCTCCGAGAGCTCGACGAGCCCGGTGCATGGTCGCAGCTCGAGGCGTCCACGGAAGCGACCGTCGAGGTCCTACGAACCTCGGCGCGCGAAGCCGGTCTCCCCATCTCCGTGTCGAGCGTCGGGGCCATGTTCGGCTACTTCCTCACGGAGGGTCCCGTCACGGACTGGGATTCAGCTACCGGGCTGGACCGGTCGCTGTTCGCGCGCTTCTACCAGGTCATGCTGGAGAACGGGGTCTATCTCGCGCCTTCGCCGTTCGAGGCCGGCTTCGTCTCGACGGTGCACGGAGACGCCGAGCGCGTGACTCTTCGAGAGGCGGCCGACAGGGCGTTTCAGGCGGTCGCCGCGGGGTAG
- the hemG gene encoding protoporphyrinogen oxidase: MSPSEAPHAPTVAVVGGGLAGLTVVHRLLNPGARLPGAHLEAEPVDSAPFHARVVLLERDERLGGKILTESFDGFIVEAAADSFLARKPWARALAEELGLADELVGSEPGWPRAFVRRAGVLVPFPDGLTGLVPTKFGPLWTSGILSPLGCARVAMEPWIPRRTSDGDETVASFVRRRFGSELYERLMQPLLGGLYGSSPEELSIEATFPELVEAERKSGSVTRGLKVQTRERAQAERPESTSGLRAGAPFLSLRGGMGRLIEALQASLEGAERHVDSHAGANSEGPAAGCLQVLRGVSVEAIRRSVDGWTLDLQGRSALVVEAVVVTTPAPLTARLLADEADLSAALAEIPFTSTSVVTAAYDAGDFPRPLEGHGYLNPLCEGRKVAGVTWSSRKFSGRAPDGRVLLRGFVREPHLPPAGPEGEERLLTMLADELQDAVGLEASPQWWRVYRWENSMPGYTVGHLARVRTIQERIAALPGLFLAGCSYCGVGISDTIRSGEQAAVRLMDYVH, translated from the coding sequence GTGTCCCCTTCCGAGGCCCCGCACGCTCCGACCGTAGCGGTGGTCGGCGGCGGCCTCGCGGGCCTCACCGTCGTGCACCGACTGCTGAATCCCGGGGCTCGCCTGCCCGGCGCTCATTTGGAAGCGGAGCCCGTGGATTCCGCTCCGTTCCATGCGCGCGTCGTCCTGCTCGAGCGAGACGAACGGCTTGGGGGAAAGATTCTCACCGAGTCCTTCGACGGCTTCATCGTGGAGGCGGCCGCCGACAGCTTTCTGGCTCGCAAGCCGTGGGCCCGCGCGCTGGCGGAAGAGTTGGGCCTAGCTGATGAGCTCGTGGGAAGCGAGCCGGGCTGGCCGCGCGCCTTCGTGCGCAGGGCAGGGGTCCTGGTGCCGTTTCCCGACGGGCTCACGGGTCTCGTCCCCACTAAGTTCGGCCCGCTGTGGACCTCGGGGATTCTCAGCCCTCTAGGCTGCGCCCGCGTCGCGATGGAGCCTTGGATCCCGAGGCGCACGTCCGACGGCGACGAGACCGTGGCGTCCTTCGTGCGCCGCCGATTCGGCTCCGAGCTCTACGAGAGGTTGATGCAGCCTCTGCTCGGAGGACTGTACGGGAGCAGCCCCGAGGAGTTGAGCATCGAAGCGACGTTCCCCGAACTCGTCGAAGCCGAGCGAAAATCCGGTAGCGTCACGCGAGGCTTGAAGGTTCAGACACGTGAGCGGGCCCAGGCGGAGCGGCCCGAGTCGACGAGCGGCCTTCGCGCCGGCGCCCCGTTTCTGTCGCTGCGTGGCGGGATGGGCCGACTCATCGAGGCGCTCCAGGCGTCGCTCGAGGGAGCCGAGCGGCATGTCGATAGCCACGCGGGAGCCAATTCCGAAGGGCCTGCCGCCGGATGTCTCCAAGTACTCCGTGGCGTGAGCGTAGAGGCGATCCGACGCTCGGTGGACGGCTGGACGCTCGACTTGCAGGGCCGATCCGCGCTCGTCGTCGAAGCGGTCGTCGTCACGACTCCCGCGCCGCTGACCGCGCGCCTCCTGGCCGACGAGGCAGACCTCTCCGCGGCGCTTGCCGAGATTCCCTTCACGTCGACGAGCGTCGTGACGGCGGCGTACGACGCCGGGGACTTCCCTCGCCCCCTGGAGGGACACGGCTACCTGAACCCGCTGTGCGAAGGACGGAAGGTCGCGGGCGTGACGTGGTCTTCCCGAAAGTTCTCCGGACGTGCCCCGGACGGTCGGGTCCTGCTGCGCGGCTTCGTCCGCGAGCCCCACCTGCCACCGGCCGGACCGGAGGGGGAAGAGCGACTGCTCACCATGCTTGCCGACGAGCTGCAAGACGCCGTCGGGCTCGAGGCTTCACCCCAGTGGTGGCGCGTCTACCGCTGGGAGAACAGTATGCCGGGCTACACGGTCGGGCATCTCGCGCGCGTGCGGACGATCCAGGAGCGGATCGCGGCACTTCCGGGCTTGTTCCTGGCGGGCTGTTCGTACTGCGGCGTCGGGATTTCCGACACCATTCGCAGCGGCGAGCAGGCCGCCGTTCGACTCATGGACTACGTGCACTGA
- the hemE gene encoding uroporphyrinogen decarboxylase: protein MSEPRLVAACRRRPVDYTPAWFMRQAGRSLPEYRAVREKHTLLEICAVPELTAEVTLQPIRRFGMDGAIIFADILLPLVPMGIDLTFVPDVGPSIANPIRTSDDVAALRPVDPREALAPTLAALGLVRAELPADTALIGFAGAPFTLASYLIEGGPTRNFIKTKSFMYHEPETFRVLMEKLVTVTIAYMTAQADAGAQVLQLFDSWVGYLGPEDYRRYIKPHSAAIFEALSDLDRPTIHFGVGTGELLEDISEAGGDVIGLDWRVPLDEGWARVGEGKGVQGNLDPAVLYAPHDVIRERVQQILKRANGRPGHVFNLGHGVNPTTPIDSISVVLDTLRSWNGAAVG from the coding sequence GTGAGCGAACCTCGCCTCGTCGCCGCGTGTAGGCGGCGGCCCGTTGACTACACCCCGGCCTGGTTCATGAGGCAGGCGGGGCGCTCCCTGCCCGAGTACCGGGCCGTGCGCGAGAAGCACACGCTGCTCGAGATCTGCGCTGTCCCCGAGTTGACCGCCGAAGTCACGCTCCAGCCGATCCGTCGCTTCGGCATGGACGGCGCCATCATCTTTGCGGATATCCTCCTGCCGCTCGTCCCCATGGGGATCGATCTGACGTTCGTTCCCGATGTGGGCCCGTCGATCGCGAATCCGATACGAACATCAGACGATGTCGCGGCGCTCCGACCCGTCGATCCTCGCGAGGCTCTCGCGCCTACGCTCGCGGCGCTCGGTCTCGTGCGCGCAGAGCTTCCGGCGGACACCGCGTTGATCGGCTTCGCGGGAGCTCCGTTCACGCTGGCCAGCTATCTGATCGAAGGGGGCCCGACGCGGAATTTCATCAAGACGAAGAGCTTCATGTACCACGAGCCGGAGACGTTCCGCGTACTCATGGAGAAGCTCGTCACGGTGACGATCGCATACATGACCGCGCAGGCCGACGCCGGCGCCCAGGTGCTGCAACTCTTCGACAGTTGGGTCGGCTATCTCGGTCCGGAGGACTACCGCCGCTACATCAAGCCGCACAGCGCGGCCATCTTCGAGGCGTTGAGCGACCTCGACCGCCCAACGATCCACTTCGGGGTCGGCACGGGCGAGCTTCTTGAGGATATCAGCGAGGCCGGCGGCGACGTCATCGGGCTCGACTGGCGCGTTCCGCTCGACGAAGGGTGGGCGAGGGTCGGTGAGGGCAAAGGCGTGCAGGGGAATCTCGATCCCGCGGTGCTCTACGCGCCGCACGATGTCATCCGCGAGCGCGTGCAGCAGATATTGAAGCGCGCGAACGGGCGTCCGGGGCATGTCTTCAACCTCGGACACGGCGTGAATCCGACGACTCCGATCGACAGCATATCCGTGGTTCTGGACACTCTGCGTTCCTGGAACGGCGCGGCCGTCGGCTGA
- a CDS encoding chlorite dismutase family protein → MATEDDTVNDELQSSLNHFGVFALTDEYWRLSEEERAKLQVAWAETTSGVAEGVRHYRTSPTRVGSDFIMWCAVRMKENSDPKNFFDAYSSALRPFRRYVSMVDVLWGFTRATQYRGAREAGRIDPFSSEILPYLIAYPFSKTAEWYLIHQPGRQAMMNEHIRIGRNYSGISQLLLYSTGLQDHEFVVVYESDDLPRFSELVRELRATAARPYTLLDAPVHVAMHVPLDQPTELWP, encoded by the coding sequence GTGGCTACGGAAGACGACACCGTAAACGACGAGCTCCAGAGCTCACTCAACCATTTCGGTGTCTTCGCGCTCACCGACGAGTACTGGCGCCTGAGTGAGGAGGAGCGCGCGAAGCTGCAGGTCGCGTGGGCCGAGACAACATCCGGTGTGGCGGAAGGCGTCCGGCACTATCGGACTTCCCCCACACGCGTTGGTTCGGACTTCATCATGTGGTGCGCCGTGCGCATGAAGGAGAACTCCGACCCGAAAAACTTCTTCGATGCTTATTCGAGTGCGCTGCGACCGTTCCGGCGCTACGTGAGCATGGTCGACGTCCTGTGGGGCTTCACGCGCGCAACGCAGTACCGCGGCGCTCGGGAAGCCGGGCGGATCGACCCGTTCAGCTCCGAGATCCTGCCGTACCTCATCGCGTATCCGTTTTCCAAGACGGCCGAGTGGTATCTGATCCATCAACCCGGCCGTCAGGCGATGATGAACGAGCACATCAGGATCGGAAGGAACTACTCGGGCATCTCCCAGTTGCTCCTCTACTCCACCGGTCTGCAGGACCACGAGTTCGTGGTGGTCTACGAGTCCGATGATCTGCCCAGGTTCTCGGAGCTCGTGCGCGAGCTTCGCGCGACGGCGGCCCGGCCGTATACGCTCCTGGACGCCCCCGTGCATGTAGCTATGCACGTCCCCCTCGATCAGCCGACCGAGCTCTGGCCGTGA
- the hemB gene encoding porphobilinogen synthase has protein sequence MSPDSPRHTSQRPQRLRRTAALRALVRETRLHVEDLILPLFVEEGDGVTEISSMPGVFRRSVAESAAYAEHAAELGIRAVILFGIPNDKDASGSQSWAEDGIVQRAVREIHERCPELVVIADTCLCEYTDHGHCGILRDDHTIDTEPTLDALARIAVSQAQSGADIVAPSGMMDGMVGAIRAALDSSGFGEIPIMSYAVKYASAFYGPFRDAADGAPAFGDRRSHQMDPANAREALREARLDVEQGADFLMVKPALVYLDIVRSLRDSFPSLPLVAYNVSGEYAMLKAAAQAGWLDEKAVVMESLLGMKRAGADLVITYHAEEVAQWLRKTTP, from the coding sequence ATGAGCCCAGACTCCCCCCGGCACACGAGCCAACGCCCACAGCGCTTGCGGCGCACAGCCGCCCTACGGGCTCTCGTCCGAGAGACCCGCCTGCATGTCGAGGACCTGATCCTGCCGCTCTTCGTCGAGGAGGGCGATGGCGTGACCGAGATCTCCTCGATGCCGGGCGTATTCCGGCGCTCGGTCGCGGAGTCCGCGGCCTACGCTGAACATGCCGCGGAGCTCGGAATCCGGGCTGTGATCCTGTTCGGGATCCCGAACGACAAAGACGCTTCGGGCAGCCAGAGTTGGGCCGAGGACGGCATCGTCCAGCGAGCGGTCCGGGAGATCCATGAGCGGTGTCCGGAGCTGGTCGTCATCGCGGACACGTGCCTGTGCGAGTACACAGATCACGGGCACTGCGGCATTCTGAGGGACGACCACACGATCGATACCGAGCCGACACTCGACGCGCTGGCTCGGATCGCCGTGTCACAAGCACAGAGCGGGGCCGACATCGTGGCGCCCTCAGGCATGATGGACGGCATGGTCGGCGCGATCCGTGCGGCGCTCGATAGCTCGGGTTTCGGCGAGATCCCGATCATGTCGTACGCCGTGAAGTACGCGTCGGCGTTCTACGGACCGTTTCGGGACGCCGCGGACGGCGCGCCCGCGTTCGGGGATCGTCGCTCGCACCAGATGGATCCGGCCAACGCGCGCGAGGCACTGCGCGAGGCGAGGCTGGACGTCGAACAGGGTGCGGACTTCCTCATGGTCAAGCCCGCGCTCGTCTACCTCGACATCGTACGCTCACTCCGGGACTCGTTCCCGTCCCTACCGCTCGTCGCGTACAACGTCAGCGGTGAGTATGCCATGCTCAAGGCGGCGGCCCAGGCGGGTTGGCTCGATGAGAAAGCCGTGGTGATGGAGTCTCTGTTGGGCATGAAGCGGGCAGGGGCCGACCTCGTGATCACCTACCATGCGGAGGAGGTAGCCCAGTGGCTACGGAAGACGACACCGTAA
- a CDS encoding uroporphyrinogen-III synthase, translated as MNALESRRVVVTRPAAQSAEICGLLEAAGAVPILVPTIAIAPPSSFRPLDRALRSAAEYDWLVFTSANGARAVLERTATLGLDLGRVANLRLAAVGPATRAVLSDAGLTVAAIPSDHRGDQIPESLGDMDGVRILLPRSDLADDTLPGLLRDMGAEVDAVAAYRTKAQAVTAAGLEALDEGVDAITFTSPSTVRGLFEALGVAGARVIEEAVVASVGPVTSEAARALGVRVDVEARESTSRGLVEALRAYEGWVRHPSRTAP; from the coding sequence ATGAACGCGCTCGAGTCGCGCCGGGTCGTGGTGACCCGACCCGCAGCCCAGTCCGCCGAGATATGCGGGCTTCTGGAGGCGGCGGGCGCGGTGCCCATTCTCGTACCCACGATCGCGATCGCGCCGCCGTCCAGCTTCCGGCCGCTCGACCGTGCTTTGCGCTCAGCCGCGGAGTACGACTGGCTGGTGTTCACCAGCGCAAACGGGGCTCGGGCGGTCCTGGAGCGCACCGCTACGCTGGGGCTGGACCTGGGGCGTGTCGCCAACCTGCGACTTGCTGCCGTGGGGCCGGCGACGCGAGCGGTGTTGAGCGACGCGGGGCTGACCGTGGCTGCGATACCCAGCGACCATCGGGGCGACCAGATCCCGGAGTCTTTGGGCGATATGGACGGAGTCCGGATTCTGCTGCCCCGCTCCGACCTGGCGGACGACACGCTGCCCGGCCTGCTCCGGGACATGGGCGCTGAAGTCGATGCGGTCGCCGCTTATCGCACCAAGGCGCAGGCGGTGACCGCGGCTGGTCTCGAGGCGCTGGACGAAGGCGTCGACGCGATCACCTTCACGAGCCCGTCGACCGTCCGAGGGCTGTTCGAGGCTCTCGGTGTGGCGGGCGCGCGTGTCATCGAGGAGGCTGTCGTCGCGAGCGTCGGTCCCGTCACGAGCGAAGCCGCGCGCGCGCTCGGCGTACGTGTGGACGTCGAGGCGAGGGAGTCGACCTCGCGGGGGCTGGTGGAGGCGCTACGCGCCTACGAAGGTTGGGTCCGTCACCCATCACGGACTGCACCATGA
- the hemC gene encoding hydroxymethylbilane synthase — protein MPKVFRGELLLGTRSSALARWQTDHVSQRLNEASPSLHARAFPLSTLGDREVDAVLSDLGGAAFSSEIDRALLEGRVGVAVHSLKDLPIRDNTGIVTAAILSRDDPRDALVSAHEGGLASLPSGATVGTSSPRRRAQILAFRDDLVIEPVRGNVETRVSKAVDGSLDAVVLAAAGLNRLGLTEHVRELLPIETFLPAPGQGALAVQCREDDHEVRALLALIDEPAVRAEVNAERAFLSALGGGCSLPVGALARHVEGAPLELHGFVGALNSGESIRVSSVGEDPLELGRALAEEAFSLGAQELLA, from the coding sequence ATGCCAAAGGTTTTCCGAGGAGAACTCCTGCTCGGAACGCGTTCGTCCGCACTGGCCCGCTGGCAGACCGATCACGTCTCCCAACGGCTGAACGAAGCGTCCCCGAGCCTCCACGCCCGCGCCTTTCCGCTCTCCACGCTCGGAGATCGCGAAGTGGACGCGGTGCTGTCCGATCTGGGCGGCGCCGCGTTCTCGTCCGAGATCGACCGGGCTCTGCTCGAGGGACGGGTCGGGGTCGCCGTCCACTCGCTGAAGGACCTTCCCATCCGGGACAACACCGGCATCGTGACTGCCGCCATCCTGAGCCGGGACGATCCGCGCGACGCACTCGTGTCTGCCCATGAGGGTGGGCTGGCCTCGTTGCCGAGCGGTGCGACGGTCGGGACCTCGAGCCCCCGCCGGCGCGCGCAGATCCTTGCGTTCAGAGACGACCTCGTGATCGAGCCCGTGCGTGGCAACGTGGAGACGCGCGTCTCGAAGGCCGTCGACGGCTCGCTCGATGCGGTCGTGCTCGCGGCCGCCGGCCTGAACCGGTTGGGGCTCACCGAGCACGTGAGGGAGCTCCTGCCCATCGAGACGTTCTTGCCAGCACCCGGACAGGGTGCGCTCGCGGTCCAATGCCGGGAGGACGACCACGAGGTGCGGGCCCTACTCGCGCTGATCGATGAGCCGGCCGTGCGCGCTGAGGTGAACGCGGAGCGGGCCTTCTTATCCGCGCTAGGGGGTGGCTGTTCGCTCCCGGTTGGCGCTCTGGCTCGGCACGTCGAGGGAGCGCCGCTCGAGCTGCACGGCTTCGTCGGAGCGTTGAACAGTGGCGAGAGCATTCGCGTATCGTCCGTCGGCGAGGACCCGCTCGAGTTGGGGCGCGCATTGGCGGAGGAGGCGTTCAGCCTGGGCGCTCAGGAGCTGCTCGCATGA